The window ATGTTCATATAATattttgttcacattttttttATGTCTATAATAGACATTAAGTTCTATTATAATATGTCTGtaatagaatttcaaattttcctaaAATAGGCTACGGTTTCCCACGTGATGGAACCTTAAATATGTaagattataatttaaattgtatgttgaaaaattgataattttatattttaaaataacaagaaCTTGAGGATCACTGAGAAGAATGGCAAGGGTAAACGAGAACCACTGTTTGGAATTCCTAAGTACTTGGTCGACAGTCTTACATTTCAGAGTTAGTGGAGCAACGTTAAATGTAGTATTGGTATGTGTTACTCTACAAGTTGTCTCTTGAATCAACAGGTAGATTAAGTAgagtttctttaaaattaattaaattatcttttCTTGAACATGAATCAGTGAAAAATGTATCGATACAGGGAAAAGAGAGCTCAAACTAAGGATAGCCAGTGAaaaaagattatatttttgaaagcgTCTGTGAAGTATACGAAGAAATTCCTTGCATTCCAACGTTGGTCCAGGGTCTCGCGAGGCCAGCATCTAGATGAGAATGTTACTTTTGTGATTACTCATTCGGTGACATCTGAGGAATGTGGTAAGCAAATTTCTTTCCTCCTACACTTTACAGTCTTGTTCTTTTTACTATATTTTTACAGTAATACTTTCTTTAAATTTCAGTATTATCGTCATTTTTATCGTCTTACTTCCCGTTAAGTACTGACACATTACAAACGTAGTACCTGTTGCCATCAATTCAAATATgatttaaatatacaaaatttttatcaatgaaaaatttataaaattgtttgttTAAAATGGACAAAATTGTTGTacgaatttattttaatgtttttaaaaatattttaacagttttttctttctgtttgttATATAGAAGAATTTCTACACTGTGGCATGTGTGGCATAGGTTGACAGAAAGATAAGGTGCTGGATAATCCAAATGGATAACACAAGCCCATTATGGCCCAGCATCTGCAGACGCAACATCAACACGAATTTTTACCACTTTGCGATGTACTATTCAATATAATATCTCTTGCTTCATATTTTTGTGACGTTGTTTTTGACTTTGCAATGGTATATGCTCTTGCGCATCATTCTATTGCTCCTCCAATTCTTTTTCCCTTGAGTATTATTCTTATAGCAACATCATTAATTATTTCTCAGGTCAGTATTTTATCTTAACaatctttatttattataagcaatctatttgtatttcttattgttaattTCAGATTATTAGTATACGATGGTATTTATGGGGTGCCAGAGGCAAATTAACTGGTAATACTATATCAGATTGTAAtgagaaaaaggaaagtaatAATTGGACGGTATGGTGTGTCTTATTACTTCATTCCACTCAAGTAGGAGTATTGTGGAGAtacttcaaattatttattccaGTTAATTTAACTTATGTCAAACACGAGGTAAGAAGTAATAGGAAAACAATTCAAGCATTTTAATTCTTACCAAATTTATATCTTTACATTAGGTGAGAGAACTTTGCGTATTACGCCTTATTCATGCGTTCTGCGAGGCCGCGCCAATGTTACTCTTGCAATTATATCTATTATCCATTGGGGTCAACAATGAATCAAATACAGATGTTGGTAAAGAGAAAGAAACTGAAAGCAGAGACAGTGACAAACTGGCGAAATTGACTGCGGTATCTGCTGGTCTATCTTTGTGGAGTGTATGTTGGGCAGTTGCTAGTTTTAGTAAGGGTGCAGCGCGTCTTCGTAATTTAGAGCGTTTGGTACTTACATGGCTAGGTGTGCTGGCACAACTAGCATGGCGTTTGGGAACCGTAAGCGCTAGAGTAGGAGTATTGGTAGCATATGCTTCACTCTACGGTGGACAGTGGCTCTTAATTGTCATGGCATTACATTGGCTATCAATGTTGATGTGGCTACTGCTTACTCCGGATGGTCTTTTTCACGGTGGTGAACATTTACCTATTATAAGGAAAACATTTTTAGCCTCGCTTCTTGCGTTTGTCTACATATTTGCATACGTAAATTTGCACGAAACGAATCATCGTCAGAAAATGGTAAGTTTTCAATCtatgtatatacataatatGCTGAAGTAATACTTTAAATGATAAAAGATTTTTGTAAGTAAGCTTAATATGTTTGGACAGGTAATTTTTTATACAGTGATGTTCTTGGAAAACAGTCTGCTCATAGGTGTGTGGATAGTGGGTATCAATAGAAGCGATCTCCTTCCACACCAACACCACCCAAACCCTGTAACTTTAGTACTTACATTTTTAGCTTTATTCTTTGGTGGTATGTTTTTCATGGGTCTTTATTATAGGTAACTATAGAAGTAATTGGCTTTATCCGTTCAGTTTTATGAAACGTACATTTTATTGGTATTAATCATTGCTAACTTTATATTTTACTTCAGGTTTTTTCACGTACGAAGATTGAGGTATGAAGCGGGTGGTAGAATGACAGCTTCAAATCTAACAGCTTTGTCAAatcaggtaaaaaaaaaaaaaaaagaaaataaaggtaAACAATATCTGACAAAAATGACTGTTAATACAAcgatgaaataatatatttgtagGATAATTTGGAAGAGAAACAAATAGAATACTCAGAGGAGAAAAAAGTAAACGCAAATGTAGGAGTGAGAAGAGTTAAATTGAGTAACGGTGGCATACCAGGGGTATTTAACTGTCGTTTTGCTAATCCAGCTGTAGTTAATCCGAATCgtaagaaaaagaaaccaaCTACATTCGTACCTCCACCGCCGCCACAATCACAAGCTGAAGCTGTAACGACTTCTATAAATACACTAGGAGATACGAAACAATGGCTTGGTGTAAATAATAATTCACGTCAATTAATACCATTCTGGAAAAAGTCCGTAAATTCTAGTGTAATCTTggtaatacaaaattattttattaataaagataAGAGGAATGTGATGAATTATCGTCTTTCCTTTAACTTATATTCAGATATTCATTATTTTGAGGTAGAGTGATCACTCAAACGAGCAAAAAATCGGAGTAGATGTTGGAACAACTGGATCCCTGAGTGTTAATTTGATAAGAGAGAAActtcaagaaaaaaaacaacagCAACTGCGAGAATTAAGAGCTATCCAAGAAGAGATCAAAGAAGGAAAATTATTTCCTCCACCCTCAGCTTCGGCATCCTCATTCTCATCGTCACCTGCATCGAATCAACAACCACCACCTAATACAAAATTACACACTTCTCCTAGTTCTCCTTTATTTACATCTGCACCGATCACTTCGGGTGATCAAAATGGTGGAATAACGTTATCCTCATGGCCACCGGTAAAAATGCATTGTCTTCTACCTCCA of the Osmia lignaria lignaria isolate PbOS001 chromosome 7, iyOsmLign1, whole genome shotgun sequence genome contains:
- the LOC117609451 gene encoding uncharacterized protein LOC117609451 isoform X2; translated protein: MAQHLQTQHQHEFLPLCDVLFNIISLASYFCDVVFDFAMVYALAHHSIAPPILFPLSIILIATSLIISQIISIRWYLWGARGKLTGNTISDCNEKKESNNWTVWCVLLLHSTQVGVLWRYFKLFIPVNLTYVKHEVRELCVLRLIHAFCEAAPMLLLQLYLLSIGVNNESNTDVGKEKETESRDSDKLAKLTAVSAGLSLWSVCWAVASFSKGAARLRNLERLVLTWLGVLAQLAWRLGTVSARVGVLVAYASLYGGQWLLIVMALHWLSMLMWLLLTPDGLFHGGEHLPIIRKTFLASLLAFVYIFAYVNLHETNHRQKMVIFYTVMFLENSLLIGVWIVGINRSDLLPHQHHPNPVTLVLTFLALFFGGMFFMGLYYRFFHVRRLRYEAGGRMTASNLTALSNQDNLEEKQIEYSEEKKVNANVGVRRVKLSNGGIPGVFNCRFANPAVVNPNRKKKKPTTFVPPPPPQSQAEAVTTSINTLGDTKQWLGVNNNSRQLIPFWKKSVNSSVILSDHSNEQKIGVDVGTTGSLSVNLIREKLQEKKQQQLRELRAIQEEIKEGKLFPPPSASASSFSSSPASNQQPPPNTKLHTSPSSPLFTSAPITSGDQNGGITLSSWPPVKMHCLLPPPPSSSYYPNVHPSNSWRTTQRERADTPEILLAPRCLPHHYSHWPPSTHINHRQNGGEESSKGEGEIEGEISDMEGSQVSLPRSYTLPREFKYNHPNNIARDRERRVGSSKVTSSRFYLPSTNSSDGDVDSADNEDETDSEVHFRMKNNHRHNTNGETQQQQQQQQRYIFEDSNKNEFLHSNSDSVSAVIISGNSYLSNSQGLLRPSQLFRNRVKHETKL
- the LOC117609451 gene encoding uncharacterized protein LOC117609451 isoform X1, whose amino-acid sequence is MAQHLQTQHQHEFLPLCDVLFNIISLASYFCDVVFDFAMVYALAHHSIAPPILFPLSIILIATSLIISQIISIRWYLWGARGKLTGNTISDCNEKKESNNWTVWCVLLLHSTQVGVLWRYFKLFIPVNLTYVKHEVRELCVLRLIHAFCEAAPMLLLQLYLLSIGVNNESNTDVGKEKETESRDSDKLAKLTAVSAGLSLWSVCWAVASFSKGAARLRNLERLVLTWLGVLAQLAWRLGTVSARVGVLVAYASLYGGQWLLIVMALHWLSMLMWLLLTPDGLFHGGEHLPIIRKTFLASLLAFVYIFAYVNLHETNHRQKMVIFYTVMFLENSLLIGVWIVGINRSDLLPHQHHPNPVTLVLTFLALFFGGMFFMGLYYRFFHVRRLRYEAGGRMTASNLTALSNQDNLEEKQIEYSEEKKVNANVGVRRVKLSNGGIPGVFNCRFANPAVVNPNRKKKKPTTFVPPPPPQSQAEAVTTSINTLGDTKQWLGVNNNSRQLIPFWKKSVNSSVILSDHSNEQKIGVDVGTTGSLSVNLIREKLQEKKQQQLRELRAIQEEIKEGKLFPPPSASASSFSSSPASNQQPPPNTKLHTSPSSPLFTSAPITSGDQNGGITLSSWPPVKMHCLLPPPPSSSYYPNVHPSNSWRTTQRERADTPEILLAPRCLPHHYSHWPPSTHINHRLRLSQNGGEESSKGEGEIEGEISDMEGSQVSLPRSYTLPREFKYNHPNNIARDRERRVGSSKVTSSRFYLPSTNSSDGDVDSADNEDETDSEVHFRMKNNHRHNTNGETQQQQQQQQRYIFEDSNKNEFLHSNSDSVSAVIISGNSYLSNSQGLLRPSQLFRNRVKHETKL